One region of Ptiloglossa arizonensis isolate GNS036 chromosome 8, iyPtiAriz1_principal, whole genome shotgun sequence genomic DNA includes:
- the LOC143150682 gene encoding uncharacterized protein LOC143150682 — protein sequence MDVFRREYNTYYSLLCITGLWPFDNSIFTNVQRVIFCLIPLSCIVVQVTYTQRTLNVHLTYTTYVTVNFYPAKFSISMLKYNGCFDCYVDLFFIKYSFVTCINLTYLLYMFFNVFGHSDNKNYVNSQLRIIKNSPNTVMFGLVFIDSRTFVKLFTVTRLSYSFALSISFSIITICNFCASFFSTNSFSCDCQLMNKLFQFTTLLMSEITLKNILLMITWSFPMILFVLRYVGIIFNFSTLRYVYSHIQTDCNTIKNPTEMEILMKYVKESRRVVRMFFRKMFNKYIYYSLCCPKKRARGYPNFESTFYSLILSMCRAIKLGTELVFNMLTKPTLQLILFDSYGSKWPGIPSDKNRLIQQLLQTLEVCLAGIVFVSTLLLVAILLDAVAPLDEPRSEYLRALGYIVHQQKYVNLVSVHVIMTTIIGMLTITCSESMLTVVAHYLCGLFKITSYRIQRAVNNAAKENTMSKQDVSNFGSIQKAVEMHKKTINIINTMISELMWSYLMAILMVVASFAVNMYRFFLAVVELTDILEIVFSGLVVFIHLVIMFLNNYSGQLILDDSVDVFYETYNSMWYCIPLRMQKQLLLIMHRSSIECAFNLSGLFVPCYQGFSTMVSTSFSYFTMLYSIQ from the exons ATGGACGTGTTCCGAAGAGAGTACAACACCTATTATTCCTTGTTGTGTATCACTGGCTTGTGGCCATTCGACAACTCGATCTTCACAAACGTTCAAAGAGTGATCTTCTGTCTCATTCCGCTCAGCTGTATAGTGGTCCAGGTAACGTACACTCAACGTACACTCAACGTACACTTAACGTACACTACCTACGTTACTGTGAATTTTTATCCTGCG AAATT TTCTATAAGTATGTTAAAATATAATGGATGTTTCGACTGTTAcgttgatttattttttatcaaat ATTCTTTTGTAACTTGTATCAATTTGACGTATTTGTTGTACatgtttttcaatgtttttgGTC ATTCGGACAACAAAAATTATGTT AACTCTCaactacgtataattaaaaatagtccgaatacgGTCATGTTTGGTCTCGTTTTCATC GATTCGAGGACATTTGTCAAATTGTTTACTGTAACGAGACTTTCTTACTCCTTCGCTTTATCGATTTCATTTTCCATAATCACGATATGTAATTTTTGTGCTTCTTTTTTCAGTACGAACTCGTTTTCTTGTGATTGTCaactaatgaataaattatttcagtTTACAACGCTATTGATGTCTGAGATTACGTTgaagaatatattattaatGATAACCTGGAGTTTTCCAATGATATTGTTCGTTTTACGATACGTCGGTATAATCTTCAATTTCTCAACT CTGAGATATGTCTATAGTCACATACAAACTGATTGCAACACGATAAAAAATCCGACCGAAATGGAGATACTAATGAAGTATGTAAAGGAATCAAGGCGTGTAGTACGAATGTTTTTCCGTAAGATGTtcaacaaatatatttattatagccTTTGTTGCCCGAAGAAGCGAGCCCGTGGATATCCTAATTTCGAATCCACGTTTTACTCGTTGATCCTTTCAATGTGTCGAGCTATAAAA CTTGGCACCGAACTTGTATTCAATATGTTAACAAAGCCTACTCTACAATTGATACTGTTCGAT AGCTACGGATCAAAATGGCCAGGAATCCCTTCTGACAAAAAT AGACTTATTCAACAATTGCTCCAAACTCTAGAGGTATGTTTAGCTGGAATAGTTTTCGTCTCTACACTGTTATTGGTCGCGATTTTGCTCGACGCTGTGGCGCCCCTGGACGAACCTCGATCCGAATATCTGAGAGCCTTGGGGTATATCGTTCATCAACAAAAGTACGTCAATTTGGTATCCGTGCACGTGATAATGACGACCATAATCGGAATGTTGACGATAACGTGCAGCGAATCGATGCTCACTGTTGTTGCGCACTATTTATGCGGTCTGTTCAAAATAACCAG TTATCGTATACAACGTGCAGTGAACAACGCGGCCAAAGAGAACACGATGTCGAAACAGGACGTCTCGAATTTCGGTAGCATTCAGAAGGCTGTGGAGATGcataaaaaaacaattaa CATCATCAATACAATGATAAGTGAGCTGATGTGGTCCTATTTAATGGCGATTCTGATGGTTGTGGCCTCGTTTGCTGTGAACATGTACCGT TTTTTCTTAGCGGTTGTGGAGTTGACCGATATACTCGAAATTGTCTTCAGTGGTCTGGTAGTGTTCATCCATCTGGTGATCATGTTCTTGAACAACTATAGCGGGCAATTGATACTGGACGACAGCGTGGATGTTTTTTATGAGAC ATACAACTCCATGTGGTATTGTATCCCGCTGAGAATGCAGAAACAACTTTTGTTGATAATGCACAGGAGCTCGATCGAATGTGCGTTTAATCTCTCCGGTTTATTCGTGCCGTGTTACCAGGGCTTTTCGACg ATGGTCAGTACATCCTTCTCGTATTTTACTATGCTCTATTCGATACAATAG
- the LOC143150326 gene encoding uncharacterized protein LOC143150326: MDDLNDQHYTLSRVFLSFIGLWPYENTLFAYVKRVFCILILTSCVIFQITALLRDTKCTRDLVLSTITNIVLTTVFVIKWCTFWHHINDIKKHIDAMRDNWTYIKNVNERKIILKYIDHGLFLSHLFTCSIYLTMGGLLIYLTWMNTLNATTDETENSVKIEIRMDYLTEGETSPYVTLLHIYVAILLGTTTILGAEITAVLFLCHACGLFRVVCYHVKNTFSDELLKTTDSRRNKAVHDRLVSAAKVHKRALQYCKETEATLGPSYLVLMVLGVCCLSLNLLRLSQALLEKELSSLLVQLALIFICFLYLFMANYMGQIVMDNSSMVFLDT; encoded by the exons ATGGACGATCTGAACGATCAACACTACACACTGAGCAGAGTTTTCTTGTCGTTCATTGGACTCTGGCCTTACGAGAACACGTTGTTCGCATACGTGAAAAGAGTGTTTTGTATATTGATACTTACCTCCTGCGTAATCTTTCAG ATAACAGCACTTTTACGCGATACGAAATGCACTAGGGATCTAGTCTTAAGCACCATCACAAATATAGTGCTgacaacggtatttgttattAAGTGGTGCACTTTTTGGCATCACATAAACGAT ATAAAGAAGCACATAGATGCCATGCGAGACAACTGGACCTACATCAAGAAcgtgaacgaacgaaaaataattctgAAATACATTGACCATGGATTGTTCTTAAGTCATCTGTTCACGT GCAGTATTTATCTGACTATGGGCGGACTTTTAATATATCTGACCTGGATGAACACTCTCAACGCAACAACCGACGAAACTGAAAATTCCGTTAAAATAGAGATCAGAATGGACTATTTAACCGAAGGCGAGACATCCCCTTATGTTACATTGTTGCACATTTACGTTGCTATTTTGTTAGGAACAACCACCATATTAGGGGCAGAAATAACAGCAGTGTTATTCCTTTGTCACGCTTGCGGTCTGTTTCGCGTTGTTTG TTATCACGTAAAAAATACCTTCAGCGACGAGCTACTGAAAACTACAGACTCCCGAAGAAACAAGGCGGTTCACGACAGACTGGTCAGTGCCGCAAAAGTGCACAAAAGAGCACTGCA GTACTGCAAAGAAACAGAGGCTACCCTGGGACCATCGTATCTGGTATTGATGGTGCTCGGGGTGTGTTGCTTAAGTCTTAACCTTCTACGT CTATCTCAAGCTCTGCTGGAAAAAGAGCTTTCATCATTGCTGGTGCAATTGGCTCTCATTTTTATATGCTTTCTGTACTTATTCATGGCCAACTACATGGGGCAAATAGTCATGGATAACAGTTCCATGGTCTTTCTCGACACGTGA